The sequence AGCTGAAAAAACCCAAAATAGCTTAACCGAGATCACCAGCACCATCAACGAAGTGGTGCAGAGTATAGGCACTATCAGCCAAGATTTACACAGCAACGCCCAAGAGATTTTAAAAATCTCTAAACTTGCACGCTCTTTACAAGAAATGGTCGATTCAAATGTGGAAAATATCCAAAGCGTGATCAGTGCCACTAGTGAAGATGTGCGGGGGTTTAAAGGTGTGGCTAGCACCACAAAAATGATTGTGCAGAGCATCCAAGAGATCAACCGCCTAGCCGTACTCAACTACCAAAGTGTGCAAGATGTGGGTAAGGCTAGCCAATCCTTAAATAAAGTAGCGCAGGTGCTCGATCAAGAATTGGCTAAATTCAATGTCTAACATGCGCTCTACTGCGTGTGGCTGTATTTTTAAGCCCTAGATCCCCTACACCGCTATCACCTACAAGCCCAGTTTAAGCATGTGCATTTTTTGGATCTTGTAAACAGAGCTCAAGAGCAAAAAAGCGGCTACCCTAAACCAAATGGCACTTAAGGTAACAAGGCAGCGATCCTATGTGGCTTGAGTTTTGTATTTTTTGTGCTTAATAAAAAATTTAGTTAAGATATCTTTGCTTTTATAAGTTCAGTACAAAGGAGTTACATGCTTTTAAGAAAAGCTATAGTCGCTTGTGGTTTGTGCGTGTGCGTGTCGAATTTGGGTGCTGAAAAGAGCGGAGCGTATGTGGAAGGAGGGTTCCAATATTCTAATTTCTCGGGGATACGTTCGGTAGACAACACGCCCCTTCCAACGCCTAAGCGTGTTACCACTAATGGATTTACGAACACCTATGGCGAACATGGCAGAAATGTGATGGGTGCCCTTTACAATGGCAACCTCTATGGCGTGGATCTGCAGTTTGGCTATAAGCAATTTTTCGGCAAGAAAAGGCATTTTGGCTTACGCTATTATGGCATGTTTAGCGGGCAAGGAGGAGAATTTAGCGGTAGAGGTTTAGCTCTTGGAACCAGCTATGTTAACCAGCCCTCTGCAAACTTGTTTTATGGCGTGGGCATGGATGCACTCTTTAACTTGTATGAGAGGGGCGATCGCACCTTTGGGTTCTTTGCCGGTGTGATGATTGGGGGGAGCTCATGGTTAATGGGTCAACCATCCGGAAATGCTAGCTGTAGGTGGGAAAAGATCCAGCTGAAGGCACCGGTTGTGGGACTATGAACCAATATATGGGGAACTTGGCAAAGGTCAAAGATCCTGATCTCGCACTCAAACACTCGCCCAACTATGTGCAATTCGTGGTCAACATGGGCTTTCGCACCAACCTCACCAAGCACCAAGGGTTTGAATTTGGTGTGCGTGTCCCCACCATTAATGACCCCTACTTCACGGCGACATTCACCAAAGCCGACAGCAGCAGTTGTGGGTATGGCACTAGTCCTTACTGCGGTGGCAAGGGCAGTAAAATAACCCACACTTTTAGGCGCAATGTGTCCATCTACTGGAACTATGTCTTCAACTTCTAGAAGTGTTTGGGGTCTGTAGGTTTGGCGTGTGGCTATCTAGTCATCTCTGCCCTACTAGGACTAAAGTTAAATTGAGCGGTCAATGTATTCGTTAGGGCTACAAAACACATCAGCGGCCCCTAGAGCTCGGGATGAGCGTGGATCCCGCCCTTGCTCCTTTTTGGGTTTAAAACTCATAACTTAGATAGGCTGTTACAGAACGCCCCGGGCCGGGCTGGTAGCCAGCGGGGCTTGTGCCGATCCCTCTAAAATAATACTTCATGCCAAAAATGTTATTCACTTGTAAGCTCCCCGTGATTTTATGTCGTCCACTTTGCCAAAACACTTGGCTCACTTGGACATTCCACACCCAATACCACGGCAAGAGCCCCACGCTGTTACAGCCCTGAGAAATGCCCGCATTCTTGCTTGGGTTAAGCTTAAAACAAGCGGTTTGGGTTCTGGCTTGGTTGAGCACAGAGGAGTAGGCGCGGCTGTAAAAGTAGCTAGAGAGCCCAAAGGTGGTGTGCTTGTAGGTGTAGCTCATATCAAAAATGAATTGATGAGGGCTCACATAGGGCAATCTCTTACCCTTGAGGTTAAAGGGGTGATCGACGATCCCTACAAAGTATTTGGTCTT is a genomic window of Helicobacter sp. NHP19-012 containing:
- a CDS encoding outer membrane protein → MLLRKAIVACGLCVCVSNLGAEKSGAYVEGGFQYSNFSGIRSVDNTPLPTPKRVTTNGFTNTYGEHGRNVMGALYNGNLYGVDLQFGYKQFFGKKRHFGLRYYGMFSGQGGEFSGRGLALGTSYVNQPSANLFYGVGMDALFNLYERGDRTFGFFAGVMIGGSSWLMGQPSGNASCRWEKIQLKAPVVGL
- a CDS encoding outer membrane protein translates to MAKVKDPDLALKHSPNYVQFVVNMGFRTNLTKHQGFEFGVRVPTINDPYFTATFTKADSSSCGYGTSPYCGGKGSKITHTFRRNVSIYWNYVFNF